In a genomic window of Tissierella sp. Yu-01:
- the nuoE gene encoding NADH-quinone oxidoreductase subunit NuoE: protein MGCCEGKGLKSRFADADVDLSLLNDVLHEYKGIKGSLITILQHAQEVYGYLPLSVLDYISHETGVKCSQVYGVATFYAQFRLSPVGENIIMLCKGTACHVNGADKIEDAIVEELNIQDGETTEDKLFTLNNVACLGCCSLSPVMMINGETYGSLTPQKTKKILREIKSKSLAKEAN, encoded by the coding sequence GTGGGCTGTTGTGAAGGAAAAGGCTTAAAGTCAAGATTTGCTGATGCGGACGTGGATTTATCCTTACTTAATGATGTTCTACATGAGTACAAAGGAATAAAGGGAAGTTTGATAACAATTTTACAGCATGCACAAGAAGTATATGGCTATCTACCACTATCAGTGTTAGACTATATATCTCATGAAACAGGAGTAAAGTGTTCCCAAGTATATGGTGTTGCAACATTTTATGCTCAATTTAGATTAAGTCCTGTAGGTGAAAATATTATAATGCTTTGCAAAGGAACTGCATGCCATGTAAATGGTGCAGATAAAATTGAAGATGCTATTGTAGAAGAGCTTAATATACAAGATGGAGAGACGACTGAGGACAAGCTATTTACATTAAATAATGTGGCATGCCTAGGATGCTGTAGCTTATCTCCTGTAATGATGATAAACGGAGAAACCTATGGAAGTCTTACACCACAGAAAACAAAAAAGATATTAAGAGAAATAAAGTCTAAGTCATTAGCAAAGGAGGCAAATTAA
- a CDS encoding DUF378 domain-containing protein, protein MDSIALTLVIIGALNWLLVGLFQFDLVASLFGGMDSILSRIIYSLVGLAGIYSFKFYGRERSDKKTRVD, encoded by the coding sequence ATGGATTCAATAGCATTAACACTTGTAATTATTGGTGCATTAAATTGGTTATTAGTAGGCTTATTTCAATTTGACCTAGTAGCTAGTCTATTTGGCGGAATGGATTCAATACTCAGTAGAATTATATATTCCCTAGTAGGTCTTGCTGGTATATATAGCTTCAAGTTCTATGGAAGGGAAAGATCAGATAAAAAAACAAGAGTGGATTAA
- a CDS encoding TldD/PmbA family protein: MDNIKLIDEILTRGKTKMKELETYLVKNKSIEIGVFKGELDKYSISESGGLSLRGIANEKMGYAYTEKLDESSIDMLIEDAFENGRYIDIVDGDEIFNGSPEYGEINVYNSSLTAVPIEDKIEFAKNIEKFAYTLDNRVVAVQNCGYQEFEQEKMLKNTNGVDLHHKQNGGLAYISVVVKDGDDTKTGIGYRVFSNLSTIDSKDIAKDAVDEAISMLGATPIKTGDYPTVIKNKIFADLLEAFTSVFSADSAQKGLSLLKDKVGEEIATPVLTLVDNPLLEEGFATSSFDDEGTSTKYKKVIDKGVLKTLLHNWRTAKKEGIESTGNGSRTSYKSTLAISPSNFYVEKGETSFDDIIKDIDIGVYIISVAGLHSGLNPVSGDFSLSAYGYEILNGKINRPINQITIAGNFFELLKNIEVIGDDLKFGFPGNGYFGSPTVKVKSLSIAGE, encoded by the coding sequence ATGGATAATATAAAACTAATTGATGAGATATTAACTAGGGGAAAGACAAAGATGAAAGAGCTTGAAACCTATTTAGTTAAGAACAAATCTATTGAAATAGGAGTATTTAAAGGAGAACTTGATAAATATAGTATCTCTGAATCAGGGGGATTATCTTTAAGAGGAATTGCAAATGAGAAAATGGGATATGCATATACTGAAAAGCTTGATGAGAGTTCTATAGATATGTTGATTGAAGATGCATTTGAAAATGGAAGGTATATAGATATTGTTGACGGGGACGAAATATTTAACGGTTCACCTGAATATGGAGAAATAAATGTATACAATAGTAGCCTTACTGCTGTCCCAATTGAAGACAAAATAGAATTTGCCAAAAATATAGAGAAATTTGCATATACTTTAGATAATAGAGTAGTTGCAGTACAAAATTGTGGATATCAAGAATTTGAACAAGAGAAAATGCTAAAGAACACAAATGGAGTAGATTTACATCATAAACAAAATGGTGGATTAGCCTATATTTCAGTAGTAGTCAAAGATGGTGATGATACAAAGACGGGTATTGGTTATAGAGTATTTTCTAATCTTTCTACCATAGATTCTAAAGATATAGCCAAAGATGCTGTTGATGAGGCTATATCCATGTTAGGGGCAACTCCGATAAAAACAGGGGACTATCCAACAGTTATAAAGAATAAGATATTTGCCGATTTACTTGAAGCATTTACTTCTGTATTTTCTGCCGATAGTGCGCAAAAAGGACTATCCTTATTAAAGGATAAGGTAGGGGAAGAAATAGCTACTCCTGTACTAACTTTAGTTGATAATCCTTTATTAGAAGAAGGATTCGCTACAAGTTCTTTTGATGACGAAGGCACTAGTACAAAGTACAAAAAGGTAATAGACAAGGGAGTACTAAAAACATTATTGCATAATTGGAGAACAGCCAAAAAGGAAGGTATAGAGTCAACTGGAAATGGTTCTAGAACTTCATATAAATCAACCTTAGCAATTTCACCAAGTAATTTTTATGTTGAAAAGGGAGAAACATCTTTCGATGACATAATAAAAGATATTGATATCGGTGTTTATATAATAAGTGTCGCAGGTCTACATTCTGGATTAAATCCAGTTTCGGGTGATTTCTCATTATCTGCATATGGTTATGAGATACTTAATGGTAAAATAAATAGACCTATAAATCAGATCACAATAGCAGGTAATTTCTTTGAATTATTAAAGAATATAGAAGTAATAGGTGATGATTTAAAATTTGGATTCCCGGGTAATGGATACTTTGGTTCTCCAACTGTAAAAGTAAAATCACTATCGATAGCAGGAGAATAA
- a CDS encoding TldD/PmbA family protein → MLKEKVIENVLNAALSKGGDFAELFVEDKNNGNIKLVGGLIENNISGRDFGVGIRILDKFNSIYAYTNDSSEQNLIKVAKKASAALNSTKIDLKLNFMKATTSNNNPILKYPINIPMSHKIELLRRGFEAAKNYDSVISQVVVSYMEEEQNVLIANTDGLLAADKRVRTRYSVNSVASKDGEMQQGYYSPGSSMGFEFYDKIKVEDIAREASRIAKTMVYADYCPSGVMPVIIDNEFGGVLFHEACGHALEAAFVSKGTSAFADRLGQVVASPLVTAIDDGTIPNGWGTTNIDDEGTPTQRNILIENGILKSYLIDKLNGRRMGMKSTGSARRQSYKFAPTSRMNNTFIAAGNSSLDHMISNTEKGLYAKKLGGGSVNPATGDFNFAVMEGYIVEEGKIIKPVRGATLIGKGNKVLELIDMVGNNLSLGQGMCGAESGSIPANVGQPSIRVKALTVGGRKGDE, encoded by the coding sequence TTGTTAAAGGAAAAAGTAATAGAAAATGTGCTTAATGCGGCCTTATCAAAGGGTGGAGATTTTGCAGAACTCTTTGTTGAAGACAAAAATAACGGAAATATAAAACTTGTTGGTGGACTAATTGAAAACAATATATCAGGAAGGGATTTTGGTGTAGGAATAAGAATATTAGATAAATTCAATAGTATTTATGCCTATACAAACGATTCATCGGAACAAAATCTGATTAAAGTTGCAAAGAAAGCTTCAGCAGCATTGAATTCAACCAAAATAGATTTAAAGTTGAATTTTATGAAGGCAACTACTAGCAATAATAATCCAATTTTAAAATATCCTATCAATATTCCGATGTCACATAAGATAGAGCTTTTAAGAAGGGGATTTGAAGCAGCAAAGAACTATGATTCTGTTATTTCTCAGGTTGTTGTTAGCTATATGGAGGAAGAACAAAATGTTTTAATAGCTAATACTGATGGACTATTGGCCGCTGACAAAAGAGTTAGAACCAGATACTCTGTAAATTCTGTGGCTTCTAAAGATGGTGAAATGCAGCAGGGATACTACTCACCGGGGTCGTCCATGGGTTTTGAATTCTATGACAAAATAAAAGTTGAAGATATAGCCAGGGAAGCTTCAAGAATAGCCAAGACAATGGTATATGCAGACTATTGCCCAAGTGGAGTAATGCCTGTAATCATAGACAATGAATTTGGTGGAGTATTATTTCATGAAGCTTGCGGCCATGCTCTGGAGGCTGCTTTCGTTTCCAAAGGAACATCAGCCTTTGCCGATAGACTTGGTCAGGTAGTAGCATCTCCCTTAGTCACAGCAATAGACGATGGAACAATTCCTAATGGCTGGGGTACAACAAATATTGATGATGAAGGTACTCCGACTCAAAGGAATATATTGATTGAAAATGGAATTCTAAAATCATATTTAATAGATAAGTTGAATGGAAGAAGAATGGGAATGAAGTCTACAGGTTCAGCACGTAGACAATCTTATAAGTTTGCACCTACTTCTCGTATGAATAATACGTTTATTGCTGCTGGAAATTCAAGTCTTGACCATATGATCTCAAATACTGAAAAGGGATTATATGCTAAGAAATTAGGTGGTGGAAGTGTAAATCCTGCAACAGGTGATTTTAACTTTGCAGTTATGGAAGGTTATATAGTGGAAGAAGGCAAAATTATCAAGCCAGTCAGAGGAGCAACATTGATTGGTAAAGGAAATAAGGTATTAGAATTAATAGATATGGTGGGCAACAATCTATCATTAGGACAGGGGATGTGTGGTGCTGAAAGTGGATCTATACCTGCAAATGTAGGCCAACCTTCCATAAGAGTAAAGGCTTTAACAGTTGGTGGAAGAAAGGGGGATGAGTAA
- a CDS encoding class IV adenylate cyclase, producing the protein MVKELEVKILNIDIEQIEVKILALGGKLISKELQVNTLIDSSKNPIKSSIDAYLRIRETKDLLNDKETTTLTLKKNLKNNYVRENIELNTNIENKDVMLEILHDLGFDKIEAGHKKRTSYLLENARIDLDIWDENTYPYPYMEIEVENEKALDKIINMLEINPENISTKSIVELRDELDKE; encoded by the coding sequence ATGGTAAAAGAACTAGAAGTGAAGATTTTAAATATTGATATAGAACAGATAGAAGTGAAGATTTTAGCTCTTGGTGGCAAGCTTATTTCCAAGGAACTTCAAGTTAATACATTAATAGATTCTAGTAAGAATCCTATTAAATCTTCTATAGATGCCTATCTTAGAATAAGAGAAACCAAGGACTTATTGAATGATAAAGAAACTACTACTTTGACTTTAAAGAAGAATCTAAAAAATAATTATGTAAGAGAAAACATAGAACTTAATACTAATATTGAAAACAAAGATGTTATGTTGGAAATATTACATGATTTAGGCTTTGACAAAATTGAGGCAGGCCATAAAAAAAGAACTTCATATTTATTGGAGAATGCTAGAATTGATTTAGATATATGGGATGAGAATACTTATCCTTATCCATATATGGAAATTGAGGTAGAGAATGAGAAAGCATTGGATAAGATAATTAATATGCTTGAAATAAATCCAGAAAATATCTCAACAAAGTCAATCGTTGAACTTAGGGATGAGCTAGATAAGGAGTAA